CGACGGTCGGCGGCTCGAACTGTCTGGCCTGGCCGGCTCCATGGCCCAGGCACCCCTGCTGGTGGCTCCGTTCGATGCGGAGCTGTTCGGCCACTGGTGGTTCGAGGGGCCCCGCTTCCTCGCCGCCCTGTTCCGCCGGGCCGCCGCCGCCGGCGTGGAGCTGGTGACGCTGCGGGAGGTGCTGGCCCGGGATCAGGCCCTCCAGCTCTGCCATCCGTCCCCCAGCAGCTGGGGCCAGGGGGGCTACCACGACTACTGGCTCAACGACAGCAATGCCTGGGTGGTGGCCGAATGGCAGCGGGCCTCACGGGCGATGGTGCGCCGGGTGAACCGGGGGGTGGGCAGCGCCGAGCAGCAGCAGATGCTCACCCAGGCAGGCCGGGAGCTGCTGCTGGCCCAGAGTTCCGACTGGAGCTTCATCCTCCGGGCCGGCACCACCACCGAGCTGGCCCGGGAGCGGATCGAGCGCCATCTGGAGCGGTTCTGGCGCCTGCTGGATGCGATCGAAACCGGCGCGGAGCTGCCCCCGGGCTGGCTCCGGGCCGTGCAGCGGGAGGATGCCCTGCTGCCCGAGCTCAACGCCGCCGACTGGGTGACCCCGCTCAGCTGAACCGCACAGCTGAGCTTCAGGGGCGCAGCAGCCGCCCGAGCCGCGCCGCCTCCCGGCCCTGCAGGCCCAGCAGGCCCAGCCGCACCTCCCACGGGGCCAGGGCGAACAGCCGCAGCATTGCCGCCAGCAGCTGGGGCACGCTCAGGGTGTTGGTGAGAAAGCCAGACCACTGCGGCTCCGGCAGCGCGAAGAAGGTGGCGAAGAAGGCCCGCAGCCGGGCCTCCGGAAAGCGCATCAGCTTGTCCAGGCCGAACTGGTAGAGGGCATGCTTGCGCCGCAGCTCCTGGGGCCAGAGGCCGGCCCAGCCCGCGGCCGCCAGCGTGGCCGGCGAAGCCTGGCCATCGGCGCAGGCGGCCGCCACGGCCCGGGCCAGGCCGGGGGCGCGGCGCAGCAGGGCCCCCACCAGATAGCCGCTGGCGGGATGCACCATCGCCGCCGCTCCCCCGAAGGCCAGCAGCGGCTGCTGACGATCCGGCAGGGGCAGGTTCATCGGAAACAGGCAGAACTCCTCGTGCTCCACGGCGCTGATCGCCACACCGCGATGGGCGAGGCGAAGCTCCAGCCGCTGGCGCAGGGTGTCGAAGGGCAACGGCGGCGCCAGGGCCAGGGAGGTCTCCTCCACGAAGTAGCGCCCCTCGCCCAGGTCCATGGCATAGAGGAAGGAGGGCGGCTCGGAGCGCTGTTCCGGGCTGAGGTGATCGCAGCGGAAGTCCATCAGCACGAACTGGTCGGGCTCCACCGGCGCGGCCGTGAAGCGACCCACCACGCCGTAGGCCGCCTGCCCCGCCACCGGCCCCTCATCGGGACGTTGCACCAGGGCCGACCGGTGGCCGCTGGCATCGAGCACCAGCCGGGCCCGCAGCCGCTCCCCGGCCGCCGTGGTCACCACACTCACTCCGGCGGGTTCCTGGGCTCCGCGCTCGCCCTCGAACGCCAGGCCCACCGCCTCGCCCCGATGCCAGCGCACTCCCAGCCGCCTGGCCTGCTCGAGCCAGTGGGCCTGCAGCCGGACCTTGTCGAACAGTCCGTAGTCGCGGCCATGCAGAACCGGCTGATTGCCGGGCCCGCCCGGGTCGGCCTCGCCCGGGCCGAAATAACTCACGGTGTGGCTCCAGCGATGGCCCAGCAGATGGGCCAGGCCGAGGCTGTCCACCTCCTCGCCCCAGATGCCGTAGGTGTTGGGCCAGGGAGCCTGAGGATCGGCGTCGCTGAGCACCGCCACCTGCAGTCCCTCGGCGGCCAGGGCCGCGGCGATGCAGAGTCCGGCGGGCCCGGCCCCGATCACCAGCACATCGCTGCAGGGGGAGGCCGGGATGGCGACGTCGCTGCGGCTCTCCGGTGGCGTCAATCCGCTGGGTCCTGGGCCTCGGCATCCACCGCAGCGTCCAGCTCGGCATCCACCGCAGCGTCCAACTCGTCCTCGCTGGCCGCCGGCGGCACCAGCACCACCTCCACCAGCCGATCGCCCGCATCGAGCCGCTGCAGGCGCACGCCAGTGGCCGCCCGCGACTGCTGCGGAATGGCGTCGGCCTCCGTGCGCACGATCACCCCGCGCTCGCTCACCAGCAGCACCTCCTCCCCGGCGCCGAGCACCTTGAGGCCCACGAGGGTGTCGCCGTCGCGGCGGAACTTGATGGCCCGCAGCCCCATACCGGCCCGCTTCTGCAGGCGGAACTGATCCACCGGCACCCGCTTGCCCAGGCCGGCCGCGCTGGCCACCAGCACCCAGGGCCCCTCGCTGACCGCCACCTCCTCGGCCGCCACCTCATCGGCCACCAGCTCCTCCGGCTCCGACTCCTCGAGCCCGGCCGAATCGGAGGAGCTGGCCACCCGGTCCGCCAGTTCGGCGGACAGCACATCCATGCTCACCAGCTGGTCGCCCGCGCGCAGGTTCATGGCGCGCACGCCCCGGGCCGTGCGGCCGAGGGGACGCAGTTCCTCGTCGGTGAGGCGGAAATGAATGGTCATGCCCTTGAGCGAGCCGATCAGCACGCTGTCGCCGGGAAGGGCCAGACGCACCCAGCGCAGATCGTCGCCGTCTTCCAGGGAGATGGCGATCAGCCCGTTGGAGCGGATGTTGCTGAAGGCGGAAAGCCGGGTGCGCTTGATGTAGCCGCCACTGGTGAGCATCACCAGCATCGCCTCCTCGCTGAAGGCGCTCACGGCCAGCAGCGACGTGATCTGCTCCTCACGGGGGATGGGCAGCAGCTGCACGATCGGCGTGCCCTTGGCCGCGCGGCTGCAGATCGGCACCCGGTAGGCCGGCACGGCATACACGACGCCCCGATCACTGAACAGCAGGAGGTTGTCGTGGTCGTTGCAGCTGATGAACAGCTTCACGGCCTCCTCACCCTGGCTGCGGGTGCCGGCCTTGCCGCGGGTGCCGCGGCTGGTGGCCTCGAACTCGCTCACCGGCATCCGCTTGAGATAGCCGGTTTCGGTGAGCAGCACCACCGACCGCTCATTGGCGATCAGGTCGATGTCCTCCAGGCCTCCCTCGAGGTCGAGGATCTCGGTGCGGCGCGGCGAGAGGTAGCGGTTGCGGATGGCGCCGAGCTCATCGGTGATGATGCCGAACACCCGTTCCCGCCGGGCCAGGATGTCCTTGTAGTCGGTGATCTTGGCGAGCAGATCCTCATGCTCGAGCCGGATCTTGTCGGCCTCCAGGGCCGTGAGCCGGCGAAGCTGCATCTGCAGGATCGCGTCCGCCTGGATCTCGGTGAGGCCGAACTGAGCCACCAGTTCACTGCGGGCGGAAGCCGTGTCGGCGGCGGCACGGATCAGGGCGATGATCGCATCGAGGCTGTCCAGCGCGATCAGCAGGCCCAGCAGGATGTGGTCGCGTTCCTCCGCCTTGCGCAACAGGAACCGGGTGCGACGTTCGATCGTCTCGACCCGGAATTCCAGGAACACCTCCAGCATCTTGCGGAGGGTGAGCAGCACCGGCTCCCCCTTCACCAGGGCGAGCATGTAGGCGCTGAAGTTGTTCTGCAGCGGGGTGAGTTTGAACAGGTTGTTCAGCACCACCTGCGGATAGGCATCGCGGCGCAGCTCGATCACAATGCGCATGCCATCGCGGTCCGACTCATCGCGGATGTCGGAAATGCCGTCGAGTTTCTTGTCGTTCACCAGCTCGGCGATCCGCTCGATCAGCGAGGCCTTGTTGGTCTGGAACGGCAGTTCGGTGATGATGATGGCGTCACGATCCGGCCGCCCTTTCGCCTCGATCGTCTCCACCGAGGCCACCCCCCGCATCGTCACCGAACCACGGCCGGTGGTGTAGGTCTCGCGGATGCCGCGGCGCCCGAGGATCTGGCCTCCGGTGGGGAAATCGGGGCCCGGGATGATAGCCATCAGCTGCCGATCCTCCACATCGGGGTCGGCGATCAGCGCCAGCAGGCCATCGATCAGTTCCGTGAGGTTGTGGGGCGGGATGTTGGTGGCCATCCCCACGGCAATTCCCGTGGAGCCGTTCAGCAGCAGCTGGGGAATCCGAGCCGGCATCACGGTGGGTTCCTGCTGGGACCCATCGAAGTTGTCGGCGAAGTCCACCGTTTCGGCCTCGATGTCCTCCAGCAGGGCATCGGTGGTGAGCGCCTGCAGCCGCGATTCGGTGTACCGCATGGCGGCCGGCGGATCACCATCCACCGAGCCGAAATTGCCGTGGCCGTCCACCAGCGGCAGGCGCATGTTGAAGTCCTGTGCCATGCGAACCAGGGCGTCGTACACCGCTGTGTCGCCGTGGGGGTGGTATTTGCCCAGCACCTCGCCCACCACACGGGCACACTTGCGGTAAGGCCTGTCGCTGGTGAGACCCAGCTCATACATGGCATAGAGGATGCGCCGGTGCACCGGCTTGAGGCCATCGCGGGCATCGGGCAGGGCCCGGCCCACGATCACGCTCATCGCATACTCCAGATAGGAGCGCGACATCTCGTTGCGAAGATCGGTCTGGATGATTCGCGAATCGCCGTTGGGGTCGGTGGGATCCGCCATGCAGAACTGCCTTCAACACAGCCATCCTATCGACAGCTCTGCCCGCCGAACTCCCGCCAGGGTTCACCGCTTCCGGGCCCGAGGATGAGCTCGCCATGAGCGCAGGATGAGCGGCCGAGCCCGGGGAGCTGAGGAGCGCAGCGAAGCGAGCCTGCGCCAGCGCCAGGAGCAGGGGGAGCTGCGGGTGCGCTCGGCCGAAGCGTTCCGGCAGCTGGTGCAGGACCACGACCTGGCCACCGCCTTCGCCCGCACCGATGTGGTGGTGGCCGCCGACGCCGTGTTCACCGACCAGGCCAGCCTCCACCTCTCCCTGGGCCCCAGCGATCCGCCGATCCGGCTGCAGCGGGTCCAGGTGGGGGGCGTGCAGGGCCTGGCCAGCGGCGGCAGCGGCGAGCTCGTGCTGCCGATCGGTGGCGGCCTGGCCGACCCGGACCGCAGCAGCGGTGCCACGGTGCTGGACCGGCTGCTGAAAGGTGAGGCCGTGCCCCTCGCCGCCGCTGGCGAGGCGACGCTTCAGCATCCGCGGCGGGAGCTGCACACCGAACTCACCCTGGAGCGGATCGCCACCGGGCGGCTGCTGCTGCACCGGGCCATCGCCGAAAACGGCATCGTGGCCGTGAGCAGCCAGACCGGGCTGTGCCACAGCCCGCTCGGCCCCCTGCTGGGCCCCCTCACCACGGCGCTCTACAGCTGCGGCGGCGCCGGCAGCATCGGCCTCACCTCACCAGGGCTGCAGGCGCTGGGTCCCGGTTCGCCCGTGCTGGTGGCCGGCGCGATCGGCTGGGTGCTGGGCAGCGGCAGCGGCCACCAGCCGCAACCCCGCCGCCAGGGCAGCGGCCATGCCCGCACCCCCGGCGCCGTGGCGGCCGTGGCGGTGGACCTTCACGGCCTCGACCCCCTCTGGCTGCGCTCCTGCCACTTCGAAGGGCATGGCCGTGGCCTGCTGGTGGCGATCGCCGCGCCCGTGCCCCTGCTCAACCTGGCCAGCGCCCGCCGGGCCGCGGCCGGCCCCGAGGCCCTGCAGGCCCCGGT
This sequence is a window from Cyanobium sp. PCC 7001. Protein-coding genes within it:
- the crtL gene encoding lycopene beta cyclase — its product is MTPPESRSDVAIPASPCSDVLVIGAGPAGLCIAAALAAEGLQVAVLSDADPQAPWPNTYGIWGEEVDSLGLAHLLGHRWSHTVSYFGPGEADPGGPGNQPVLHGRDYGLFDKVRLQAHWLEQARRLGVRWHRGEAVGLAFEGERGAQEPAGVSVVTTAAGERLRARLVLDASGHRSALVQRPDEGPVAGQAAYGVVGRFTAAPVEPDQFVLMDFRCDHLSPEQRSEPPSFLYAMDLGEGRYFVEETSLALAPPLPFDTLRQRLELRLAHRGVAISAVEHEEFCLFPMNLPLPDRQQPLLAFGGAAAMVHPASGYLVGALLRRAPGLARAVAAACADGQASPATLAAAGWAGLWPQELRRKHALYQFGLDKLMRFPEARLRAFFATFFALPEPQWSGFLTNTLSVPQLLAAMLRLFALAPWEVRLGLLGLQGREAARLGRLLRP
- the gyrA gene encoding DNA gyrase subunit A; this translates as MADPTDPNGDSRIIQTDLRNEMSRSYLEYAMSVIVGRALPDARDGLKPVHRRILYAMYELGLTSDRPYRKCARVVGEVLGKYHPHGDTAVYDALVRMAQDFNMRLPLVDGHGNFGSVDGDPPAAMRYTESRLQALTTDALLEDIEAETVDFADNFDGSQQEPTVMPARIPQLLLNGSTGIAVGMATNIPPHNLTELIDGLLALIADPDVEDRQLMAIIPGPDFPTGGQILGRRGIRETYTTGRGSVTMRGVASVETIEAKGRPDRDAIIITELPFQTNKASLIERIAELVNDKKLDGISDIRDESDRDGMRIVIELRRDAYPQVVLNNLFKLTPLQNNFSAYMLALVKGEPVLLTLRKMLEVFLEFRVETIERRTRFLLRKAEERDHILLGLLIALDSLDAIIALIRAAADTASARSELVAQFGLTEIQADAILQMQLRRLTALEADKIRLEHEDLLAKITDYKDILARRERVFGIITDELGAIRNRYLSPRRTEILDLEGGLEDIDLIANERSVVLLTETGYLKRMPVSEFEATSRGTRGKAGTRSQGEEAVKLFISCNDHDNLLLFSDRGVVYAVPAYRVPICSRAAKGTPIVQLLPIPREEQITSLLAVSAFSEEAMLVMLTSGGYIKRTRLSAFSNIRSNGLIAISLEDGDDLRWVRLALPGDSVLIGSLKGMTIHFRLTDEELRPLGRTARGVRAMNLRAGDQLVSMDVLSAELADRVASSSDSAGLEESEPEELVADEVAAEEVAVSEGPWVLVASAAGLGKRVPVDQFRLQKRAGMGLRAIKFRRDGDTLVGLKVLGAGEEVLLVSERGVIVRTEADAIPQQSRAATGVRLQRLDAGDRLVEVVLVPPAASEDELDAAVDAELDAAVDAEAQDPAD
- a CDS encoding homocysteine biosynthesis protein, with the protein product MSGRARGAEERSEASLRQRQEQGELRVRSAEAFRQLVQDHDLATAFARTDVVVAADAVFTDQASLHLSLGPSDPPIRLQRVQVGGVQGLASGGSGELVLPIGGGLADPDRSSGATVLDRLLKGEAVPLAAAGEATLQHPRRELHTELTLERIATGRLLLHRAIAENGIVAVSSQTGLCHSPLGPLLGPLTTALYSCGGAGSIGLTSPGLQALGPGSPVLVAGAIGWVLGSGSGHQPQPRRQGSGHARTPGAVAAVAVDLHGLDPLWLRSCHFEGHGRGLLVAIAAPVPLLNLASARRAAAGPEALQAPVLDLALPRRVKPALGSVSYAELQQGSFELQGRRLRCAPAHSPRLAASITDRLIGLLQSGDFPLRLPALPLGSRPGLVPLDP